In the genome of bacterium, the window CCATCCCCGTATCCAATTTGACGTGGACCCCGACCTTCGCGAGACCCATCTTTTGGGCCGCTTGGGAAACGACCCGCGCCCCCGCAAGGGAGCTGACCTGGGGAATGAGCTTGTTCTTGAGCAGGGACGGCAATTCGGCGGGAAAGGTGGGGGTGAGGACCAGGATGGGCACCCGGATCCCGCCCTGGCGAAGGACGATCCCCTCTTCCACGAAGGCCACCGCCAGGAACTTGGCCCCGGCCCCGACCAGCGCCCGGGCGACCTGGACGCTCCCATGGCCATAGGCATTGGCCTTGACCACCGGAAGGACCTCCGAGCCTCGGGCGAGCTTTTGGAGGGCCTTGAAGTTGGATCGGAGCGCGGAAAGCGAGATCTCGGCCCAAGTGGGGGTGGTGGGTTCCATGGGCTGCATTATAGGGCCGGGTCCGGGCCCCGTCTCGGCGGAGGCCCTATTTTTCGGAGACCTTGGAGGCCGATTCGAAGGTGGTGTATTCGCGGCGGAAGACCACCGGTACGTTGTCGGTGGGACCGTTACGCTGTTTGGCCACGACCAGTTCGTAGGAGAACCGGGGTGACCCGTCGTCGGCCGTGTCGGCGGTCTCCTTGTGGATGAAGACGACCACGTCGGCGTCCTGCTCGATGGCGCCGGATTCGCGCAGATCGGAAAGGACCGGCCGCTTCTCCTCCGCCCCCTTCTGGGGACGGGACAACTGGGACAGCACCATGACCGGGATGTCCAGGTCCTTGGCGAGGGCCTTCAACTGCCGGGAGATATAGGCGATCTCCTGCTCGCGGGTGTCGGTGCGGATGCCCGCCTGGATGAGCTGGAGATAGTCGATGATGAGCAGGCCGATGCCGTGTTCACGCTTCAGGCGCCGGGCCTTAGCCTTGAGGTCCAGGACCGTCATGGAGGAAGTATCGTCGATGAAAAGCTTCGCCTCGTAGAACTGCCCCGTGATGTTGACCAGGCGGCTCCGGTCGTGGTCGTTGAGGTAGCCGGAGCGGGCCTTCTGAAGGTCGATGCGGGCCACCGAACAGAGAAGACGCAAAGCCAGCTGTTTGGCCGTCATTTCGATGGAGAAGAACCCCACCGGTATCTTCTTCTTGAGCTGGTTCGTGCCCATGCAGACGTGCTGGGCGATATTGAGGGCCAGGGAGGTCTTCCCCATGGAAGGCCGGGCCCCGACCACGATCATCTCGGCGGGCTGCAGTCCGGCGGTCAGGTCGTCCAGGTCGAAGAAGCCCGTGGGCACCCCGGTGATGTGCATCTTCTGGTCGGAGAGGTTGTTGACGTACTCGAAACTGTTCCCGATCAGGTCCCGGATCGAATTGAAGTCCTTGGTCTCCCGCAG includes:
- the dnaB gene encoding replicative DNA helicase, giving the protein MEVARKSNPPSPLPNNAEFRVPPQDLEAEQSVLGAMMLSSEAIRLVIPLCKAEDFYREANRKLYQAIVALDDRKEPVDIITLSNELKRMGEFDTIGGVSALTALIERVPTAANAEYYANIVKEKSAARRLITAATQVVGDAYADTMPIKELLDSAEHRIFEATELRETKDFNSIRDLIGNSFEYVNNLSDQKMHITGVPTGFFDLDDLTAGLQPAEMIVVGARPSMGKTSLALNIAQHVCMGTNQLKKKIPVGFFSIEMTAKQLALRLLCSVARIDLQKARSGYLNDHDRSRLVNITGQFYEAKLFIDDTSSMTVLDLKAKARRLKREHGIGLLIIDYLQLIQAGIRTDTREQEIAYISRQLKALAKDLDIPVMVLSQLSRPQKGAEEKRPVLSDLRESGAIEQDADVVVFIHKETADTADDGSPRFSYELVVAKQRNGPTDNVPVVFRREYTTFESASKVSEK
- a CDS encoding alanine racemase, translated to MEPTTPTWAEISLSALRSNFKALQKLARGSEVLPVVKANAYGHGSVQVARALVGAGAKFLAVAFVEEGIVLRQGGIRVPILVLTPTFPAELPSLLKNKLIPQVSSLAGARVVSQAAQKMGLAKVGVHVKLDTGM